TCATCTCGGCGATGAACGGCCACCGCTCGGGCGGGTAATCTTTCGGCGCGAGCCCGGCGAGCAGCGCGCCGAGTGCGCTCACGGCGAACTCGCCCCCGGCCGCCACCACGTCCGGGTGCGTGAGGACGCGGTACACGGCGGTGGTGAGCCAGTTCGGGTCCAGGAGCGTGGTGTCGTCGTACTTCACGACCACGCCGATCCGGTCGAGCAGTTCGAGCAGGTTCTTTTGCTCGCGCCGGTCGGTGATTTTCTGCGCGCGGCACTTGTTGCGGAACGTTCGGGTGTTCAAGATCGACGCCAGGCGCGCGGTCTTGGCCAGTTCCTCTTTCACGTTGAAGTAGCTCTGGGGGAACTGGTCCCGGACGTGCGGCAACTCGGCCCGGATCACCTCGACGACGGCCCGGCGCAGTTCGTCGATGCCCCGGCCCTTGAACTCGGCGCGGCACGAGGTGCGGACGAACCGCTTGATGACCGGGAACTCGCGCTTGAGGCGGTCCTCGTCGATCTGGAGGGCCTGCTGGCCCTCGCTCTTGTTGACGACGACAATGACGGGCACGTCCTCGATGGTGCGCGCGCGGATCGAGCGGAGCCACCCTATGAGGTGCGCCTCCTGCTCGGTCTCGTTCTCCTTTCGGGCACTGAGGACGACGAGGTACAGGGAGCGCGCGGTGAGGAAGAACTGGTGCGTCTCGTACAGCACCTGCTGGCCCCCGAAGTCCCACACGTTGAGCCGCAGCGGTGCTCCCCCGGCCGCATCCCGGTTGACGTCCCAGCCCTTCACGTCCACGCCCTCGACGATCTCAACGCCCGGGGTCTTGGGGGTGTCCTTGCACGGCTTGTTGGTGACCAGGAAGTTGACGAGCGATGTTTTGCCGACGGCCTCGTTCCCGACGAGGATCAGTTTGGCCTCGTTGAGCGTGCGCTGGCCTTCGTCGCGCCCCCGAAAGTAATGGTCCAGGATGGCGCGCGGGTTCCTCGTGTTTCGAGTCAGTTCATCCGGGAGTTCGAGAGTGGGAATGTTACTCACGTCCAGGAAGCACAAGCGGGGTAGTTCACGCAGGGCGAACGGAAGGCTCACCAACCGCGTGCCCCTGAGATCCAAAAGTTCCAGATCGCGAAGCCGCGCGATGCTTCGGGGTAGAACGGTTACCTTGTCACAGCCGGCGAGGTTGAGGGTGGTGAGTACGGTGAGCTCGTCGGCGATGGCTTTCACCCCCGCGTCCGTGACCTGCTTGCAGCGATTGAGGTTGAGGGCGGTAAGCGCGGGGAGCTTGTCGGCCAGGGCCTTCACCCCCGCGTCCGTGACCTGGTCGCAGTACGCGAGGTTGAGGGCGGTGAGTGCGGGGAGCTTGTCGGCCAGGGCCTTCACCCCCGCGTCCGTGACCTGGTCGCAGGCGTTGAGGTTGAGGACGGTGAGCGCGGGGAGCTTGTCGGCCAGGGCCTTCACCCCCGCGTCCGTGACCCGGTCGCAGGCGTTGAGGTTGAGGACGGTGAGTGCGGGGAGCTTGTCGGCCAGGGCCTTCACCCCCGCGTCCGTGACCTGGTCGCAGTACGCGAGGTCGAGCGTTGTGAGTGCGGGGAGCTTGTCGGCGAGGGCCTTCACCCCCGCGTCCGTGACCTGCTTGCACCAGGTGAGATTGAGGGCGATGAGCGCGGGGAGCTTGTCGGCCAGGGCCTTCACCCCCGCGTCCGTGACCTGGTCGCAGGCGTTGAGGTCGAGCGTTGTGAGCGCGGGGAGCGTGTCGGCGAGGGCCTTTACCCCCGCGTCCGTGACCTGCTCGCACCAGGTGAGATTGAGGGCGGTGAGCGCGGGGAGCTTGTCGGCGATGCCCCGGAGATCGGTATCGGAGAGCTCGCGGGAGCCGCTGAGATCCAACCGGGAGAGATTCTTCAGGCGCAATGCAAATATCGTGAGGCCGCCCGTGGTCCAGTCCGCATCGTCGCTCTGTATGCGCAGTTCTTCCACCGCCGAGAACGAATCCGCGGCGCGGGCCAGGTCCGCGAAGTTGCTCTCGGTTAGCCCCGGCAGCGCGAGGACCGGGCCGGGGTTCTTGCGGTATTCGTCGAGGATGCGTTCGACTTCGGGCGAGGGCATGAGTGGCTCCGCGGGTGCGAGCTGCTGATGGTACCGCGCTACGTGCGCGCCTGTCACACCAATTCGCGCGGGTCAACGTTGTGACGGGTCGTTCGAGCGCGGGTGGGAACTGGTCCGTCACTTCGGGCGGCACATTTCGTGTTTTCACCTTGCGCCCTTTACTGATCGCGTGTATAATTACTTTGAAGTGGGCGACCGCGCAGCATGGTGCGGATGAGGCGCGCGAATGCTAACCGTTGTGGGTAATGGGAGCGGATTTTCGCGCTGCGCGAGGCCGAA
The Gemmata palustris DNA segment above includes these coding regions:
- a CDS encoding COR domain-containing protein; the protein is MPSPEVERILDEYRKNPGPVLALPGLTESNFADLARAADSFSAVEELRIQSDDADWTTGGLTIFALRLKNLSRLDLSGSRELSDTDLRGIADKLPALTALNLTWCEQVTDAGVKALADTLPALTTLDLNACDQVTDAGVKALADKLPALIALNLTWCKQVTDAGVKALADKLPALTTLDLAYCDQVTDAGVKALADKLPALTVLNLNACDRVTDAGVKALADKLPALTVLNLNACDQVTDAGVKALADKLPALTALNLAYCDQVTDAGVKALADKLPALTALNLNRCKQVTDAGVKAIADELTVLTTLNLAGCDKVTVLPRSIARLRDLELLDLRGTRLVSLPFALRELPRLCFLDVSNIPTLELPDELTRNTRNPRAILDHYFRGRDEGQRTLNEAKLILVGNEAVGKTSLVNFLVTNKPCKDTPKTPGVEIVEGVDVKGWDVNRDAAGGAPLRLNVWDFGGQQVLYETHQFFLTARSLYLVVLSARKENETEQEAHLIGWLRSIRARTIEDVPVIVVVNKSEGQQALQIDEDRLKREFPVIKRFVRTSCRAEFKGRGIDELRRAVVEVIRAELPHVRDQFPQSYFNVKEELAKTARLASILNTRTFRNKCRAQKITDRREQKNLLELLDRIGVVVKYDDTTLLDPNWLTTAVYRVLTHPDVVAAGGEFAVSALGALLAGLAPKDYPPERWPFIAEMMERFGLSFRLPAPADHYLVPNQFHVAEPALPGWDAPGLLRFRYEYRHPPARGLLPRFVVFAHRHLTRPRIAWLNGVVLGIQGCEVLVKMEPHERRLEITVRGPELVRRSALAVVREHFAAVHDLNKLAPGADVFARIPVEIPGAPGAAFDFEFLETCERTNVPRVPCPGTSVLFSVRELLAGVGPEPLLQRLRASARKRAKRDEPRNLAPDGGDVYHIHGNAEIYKARDIHQPHQESNMGDKINITGNVSGSAIGRGASVTAEQIITTIRQQLPPSATSGEELKEIVKAALAQLASEKLDPDDHKEAQETVEKIEKEMAKPDPSKERVGRWVGAVEQISAVTGGVLRAAGSIAALFG